One genomic segment of Thalassospiraceae bacterium LMO-SO8 includes these proteins:
- a CDS encoding isoprenylcysteine carboxylmethyltransferase family protein encodes MSETTNAYGLWSLVIINSAVFIMFAFSFFKPQTATDWRSFGAFSAFLVALFTEMYGFPLTIYLLSGWLQSNYPGIDWLAHDSGHLPEMIFGWQGNPHFGPFHILSFAFILAGFALISSAWRVLYQAQKSGTLARTGAYAKVRHPQYVGFIAIMIGFLFQWPTVLTLAMFPVLVWMYVRLAYAEEQTALKEFGAEYEDYRSRVPAFIPRFGDLVDTTT; translated from the coding sequence ATGAGCGAGACAACTAACGCATACGGTCTTTGGTCCCTTGTGATCATTAACTCCGCAGTATTTATCATGTTTGCTTTCAGTTTCTTCAAGCCACAGACGGCAACGGACTGGCGGTCCTTCGGGGCGTTCAGCGCGTTCCTGGTCGCGTTGTTCACTGAGATGTATGGCTTTCCGCTGACCATCTACCTTCTATCGGGCTGGCTTCAGAGCAATTATCCGGGGATCGACTGGTTAGCTCATGATTCGGGCCACCTGCCCGAGATGATCTTCGGCTGGCAGGGCAACCCGCATTTCGGTCCATTCCATATTCTGAGCTTCGCGTTCATCCTGGCGGGATTCGCGCTGATTTCGTCCGCCTGGCGCGTTCTTTACCAGGCGCAGAAATCCGGCACGCTGGCGAGGACGGGCGCTTATGCGAAGGTCCGTCACCCGCAGTACGTTGGATTTATCGCCATTATGATCGGATTCCTTTTTCAGTGGCCGACGGTTCTGACGCTGGCGATGTTCCCGGTCCTCGTCTGGATGTACGTCCGGCTGGCATATGCGGAGGAACAGACAGCGCTGAAGGAGTTCGGCGCTGAATACGAAGACTACCGGTCCAGGGTTCCGGCGTTTATCCCTCGGTTTGGGGACTTGGTCGATACGACGACATAA
- the fabI gene encoding enoyl-ACP reductase FabI codes for MEVIDLNGRKGLVVGIANEHSLAWSAAQRFRNAGAELAISYLNDKAMPFVEPLAREIETPVFLPCDVSVPGQLEKLFDTIAEKWGRLDFLLHSIAWARKEDLHGRLTDCSSDGFAESMLISCHSFIRMAKLAEPLMQEGGSLMTLSYYGAEKVVDHYNVMGPVKAALEASVRYLAHELGRSSIRVNAISAGAVATRAASGIEHFDELLNETVRKAPLRRTVESCEVGRAALMLASDYSSAITGETLHVDAGFHIEGMVFH; via the coding sequence ATGGAAGTCATAGATTTGAATGGCCGGAAAGGACTGGTCGTTGGTATTGCCAACGAGCACAGCCTTGCTTGGTCGGCGGCGCAGCGTTTCCGGAATGCCGGCGCCGAACTGGCGATCTCCTACCTGAACGACAAGGCGATGCCGTTTGTTGAGCCGCTTGCCCGCGAAATCGAAACCCCGGTTTTCCTTCCCTGTGACGTCTCCGTCCCCGGGCAGTTGGAAAAGTTGTTTGACACGATAGCGGAAAAATGGGGTCGACTGGATTTTCTTCTGCATTCGATCGCTTGGGCCCGGAAAGAGGATCTGCATGGCAGGCTGACCGACTGTTCGAGCGATGGGTTCGCTGAATCAATGTTGATATCTTGTCATTCCTTTATCCGCATGGCCAAGCTTGCCGAGCCATTGATGCAAGAGGGCGGCAGCCTGATGACTCTAAGCTACTACGGTGCTGAGAAGGTGGTTGATCACTACAATGTCATGGGGCCTGTGAAGGCTGCTCTCGAAGCATCAGTTCGGTACTTGGCACATGAACTCGGACGCTCTTCCATTAGAGTGAACGCCATCTCGGCGGGCGCTGTGGCAACACGCGCTGCTTCCGGGATTGAGCATTTCGACGAACTCCTGAATGAAACGGTGCGAAAGGCGCCGCTTCGGAGAACCGTCGAATCCTGTGAAGTTGGACGCGCCGCATTGATGTTGGCGAGCGATTATTCTTCCGCCATTACAGGTGAAACGCTCCACGTCGACGCCGGATTTCATATTGAGGGCATGGTTTTTCATTGA
- a CDS encoding YncE family protein — protein MTLLLPELSYKDLFGFERMERVMFQQSISRVSEARATGLGFLIMAAYFAMAALSSASAGERNVVFVPMGGNNEIAVIDVDTNKVVERITGVPAVHGLAKTPDGKLLIAGSFTEVEPGATIPERPAGVSAEDHAAHHAKPASRPVAKSAVISRVNFIKVKDRSVVRRVDVPGGVHHVAASPNGSYAAVTHPNQDAVSVIDIRTFTVVATVKTGAVPNYAAFSQDGARLYVSDSGDNSVSIVRTANWRVSDRVKVGEAPEHLVVRDDLGKMFVNNVGDGTVSVIDLKHLAVAKVLKGGEDPHGIDVSEDGRTLFVSAKGADKLIAIDLSSGDRRELTLAPQPYHLAVIKGQGVIYVSSVELPKLWVVDAKTLKLTGTIDVGGKGHQLVQ, from the coding sequence TTGACCCTCCTGCTGCCGGAGCTCTCATACAAAGATTTATTCGGTTTTGAGCGAATGGAGAGGGTTATGTTTCAGCAATCGATCAGTCGAGTTTCGGAGGCCCGCGCAACAGGATTGGGTTTTCTTATCATGGCGGCCTATTTCGCGATGGCTGCGCTTTCCTCGGCCTCAGCCGGAGAACGGAATGTGGTTTTTGTCCCCATGGGCGGCAACAATGAAATCGCGGTTATCGATGTCGATACAAACAAGGTCGTCGAGCGCATCACCGGCGTACCGGCTGTCCACGGGCTTGCCAAGACGCCCGACGGGAAGCTCCTTATCGCCGGCAGCTTCACGGAGGTCGAACCCGGCGCCACAATACCTGAACGGCCTGCGGGTGTGTCGGCGGAAGACCATGCCGCGCATCACGCGAAACCAGCAAGCCGACCGGTGGCGAAGAGCGCCGTCATAAGCCGCGTAAACTTCATCAAGGTTAAGGATCGTTCCGTGGTTCGTCGGGTTGACGTTCCGGGTGGGGTTCATCATGTTGCCGCGTCGCCCAATGGTTCCTACGCCGCTGTGACCCATCCCAATCAGGACGCGGTGTCCGTGATCGATATTCGGACGTTCACGGTCGTTGCGACCGTCAAGACCGGGGCCGTGCCCAATTATGCCGCCTTTTCTCAGGACGGAGCCCGCCTTTACGTCAGCGATTCCGGTGACAACTCCGTCAGCATTGTGCGCACGGCCAACTGGCGGGTTTCCGACAGGGTGAAGGTTGGAGAAGCCCCGGAGCACCTCGTTGTTCGAGATGATCTCGGAAAGATGTTCGTCAACAACGTTGGCGACGGCACTGTGTCGGTCATTGACCTTAAGCACCTTGCCGTTGCCAAGGTTTTAAAGGGCGGTGAGGATCCGCACGGCATCGACGTGTCTGAGGACGGCCGGACGCTTTTTGTGAGCGCCAAGGGCGCGGACAAGCTCATTGCGATCGATCTGAGTTCCGGTGACCGGCGCGAACTGACGTTGGCACCGCAACCCTACCATCTGGCGGTGATCAAGGGCCAAGGCGTGATCTATGTCTCGAGCGTCGAACTGCCGAAGCTATGGGTTGTCGATGCGAAGACCCTGAAACTGACCGGCACGATCGACGTCGGCGGCAAGGGACATCAGTTAGTTCAGTAG
- a CDS encoding alpha/beta fold hydrolase, with translation MNKMKNGLECEAPDLKYAPKTHPSLDQPLNAALGRVTGGISPTALSQAYIDWAQHLLMSPDKQIELVLKAQRKFLRYIEFSHSACCDPQCAPCIAPLPHDKRFAAEEWQDWPYRLSYQGFLLTQQWWHNATTQVPGVSKHHEQVVSFVARQLLDVVSPANYPATNPEFRKATLESSGQNLVQGALNFVEDWKLALQGERPSAAKQFQIGRNLAVTPGKVIFRNELIELIQYTPASGKVYPEPILITPAWIMKYYILDLSPENSLVRFLVEQGHTVFIISWKNPSVEDRELSLEDYRLFGVMAALDAISAIMPGRGIHGVGYCLGGTLMAIAAAWMAREDDRRLVSLTLFAAQTDFTEAGELMLFIDEAQVNFLENIMAETGYLDTKQMAGAFQLLRSNDLIWSSMVNAYLFGERLPMIDLMAWNADATRMPSKMHSEYLRKLFLNNDLADERYVIDGRAISLRDIRIPIFAVSTLSDHIAPWRSVYKIHAQTNADVTFVLSTGGHNAGVVNPPGNAKRSHQIAAHDDLEAYLDPDSWQSQADNHEGSWWPCWRKWLATNSGVLVDPPRMGAARKGYKPLCDAPGTYVYMQ, from the coding sequence ATGAACAAAATGAAGAATGGCCTGGAGTGTGAGGCGCCTGATCTCAAGTATGCCCCCAAAACCCACCCTTCGTTGGACCAACCGCTGAATGCTGCGCTTGGGCGGGTAACCGGTGGGATCAGCCCTACAGCTCTCTCTCAGGCGTACATCGATTGGGCTCAACATCTCCTTATGTCGCCGGACAAGCAGATTGAACTTGTGCTCAAGGCACAACGAAAGTTTTTGCGGTATATCGAATTCAGCCATAGTGCCTGTTGCGACCCTCAATGCGCACCATGCATCGCTCCCTTGCCTCATGACAAGCGGTTCGCGGCCGAGGAATGGCAGGATTGGCCTTATCGGCTTTCCTACCAAGGGTTCCTTCTTACCCAGCAGTGGTGGCACAACGCCACGACCCAGGTTCCCGGCGTCTCTAAACATCATGAACAGGTAGTTTCCTTCGTCGCCCGCCAACTACTTGACGTTGTTTCGCCGGCGAATTACCCGGCGACCAATCCGGAGTTTCGAAAGGCGACGCTGGAAAGCAGCGGTCAAAACCTGGTTCAGGGGGCGCTGAATTTTGTAGAGGATTGGAAACTTGCCCTTCAGGGTGAACGCCCGTCCGCGGCAAAGCAGTTCCAGATTGGGCGCAATCTGGCAGTCACGCCAGGAAAGGTCATTTTCCGCAACGAATTGATTGAACTTATCCAATACACGCCAGCATCCGGAAAGGTTTATCCAGAGCCGATCCTGATCACACCGGCTTGGATAATGAAGTACTACATCCTCGACCTCAGCCCTGAAAATTCACTGGTCAGGTTTCTTGTCGAGCAGGGACACACGGTATTCATCATCTCCTGGAAGAACCCGTCGGTGGAGGACCGCGAGCTCAGTCTGGAAGATTACCGTTTATTTGGTGTGATGGCGGCGCTTGATGCGATCTCTGCGATCATGCCTGGGAGGGGCATCCACGGCGTCGGATATTGTCTCGGCGGCACTCTTATGGCTATCGCGGCTGCGTGGATGGCCCGTGAGGATGATCGTCGTTTGGTATCCTTGACATTATTCGCCGCGCAAACCGACTTTACCGAGGCTGGCGAACTTATGCTGTTTATCGATGAGGCTCAGGTCAACTTTCTCGAGAATATTATGGCAGAGACAGGATACCTGGACACCAAGCAAATGGCTGGCGCTTTTCAGCTCCTGCGCTCCAACGACCTTATATGGTCAAGCATGGTGAACGCATACCTGTTCGGCGAACGACTGCCTATGATTGACCTGATGGCCTGGAACGCAGATGCAACACGGATGCCGTCGAAAATGCATTCGGAGTATCTCCGTAAGCTCTTCCTGAATAATGACCTTGCCGACGAGCGCTATGTCATCGACGGTCGAGCAATCTCATTGCGGGACATCCGTATTCCGATTTTTGCGGTCAGTACTTTGTCCGATCATATCGCTCCGTGGCGCTCCGTATATAAAATCCATGCTCAGACCAACGCCGATGTCACCTTTGTTCTATCTACTGGTGGTCACAATGCCGGCGTCGTTAATCCGCCAGGCAACGCGAAGCGATCCCACCAAATCGCCGCTCACGATGATCTCGAAGCCTATCTCGATCCTGATTCCTGGCAGTCACAGGCGGACAATCATGAAGGATCTTGGTGGCCCTGTTGGCGGAAGTGGCTTGCGACGAATTCGGGAGTACTGGTCGACCCGCCTCGAATGGGGGCTGCGCGGAAAGGCTATAAACCGCTCTGCGATGCCCCTGGGACATATGTCTATATGCAGTGA
- a CDS encoding acetate/propionate family kinase, producing the protein MMVEEAIIVINCGSSSVKFALFSPEFESSVRIARGAVERIGIGAGRFSVLDGSGATILDETLEVESHAAAIDALLDWLQGTQYMPVSVGHRIVHGGEECDCSLIITSDLEDRLSRLIPLAPLHLPHNLTGIKAVKLRCPELPQVACFDTAFHHGLPRVAQLTGLPRRFDDDSIRRFGFHGLSYEYVVEQVRRWHGDEAADGKIVAAHLGNGASMTAIKGGRSIETSMGFSTLAGLPMGTRPGDLDPGAVLYLLMEKNLTPAELQHILYRESGVLGRSGLSRNMRDLLAQQDLPEAAEAIEFFCHHARRHLAAQTASLGGLDRLVFTGGIGANSPEIRARICDGLSYLGVEIDPDRNAQNLPVVSTDRSRVPIDAFDTDEESVIARHVRTVLESASGKGELNACA; encoded by the coding sequence ATGATGGTTGAAGAGGCGATCATTGTTATTAACTGTGGGTCATCAAGCGTAAAATTTGCGCTATTTTCTCCTGAGTTCGAGAGTTCTGTGCGGATTGCGCGTGGCGCGGTCGAGCGGATCGGCATAGGTGCCGGCCGGTTTTCAGTGTTGGATGGTTCTGGCGCGACCATTTTAGACGAGACACTCGAAGTTGAAAGTCACGCTGCCGCCATCGACGCGCTCCTCGACTGGCTTCAGGGCACCCAATACATGCCTGTGTCCGTCGGGCACCGTATCGTCCATGGCGGTGAAGAATGCGATTGCTCGCTCATCATCACTTCCGACTTGGAAGATCGCCTAAGCCGACTGATCCCTCTTGCCCCATTGCATCTCCCGCATAACCTGACGGGTATCAAGGCGGTGAAATTGCGTTGTCCGGAGCTTCCGCAGGTCGCCTGTTTCGACACGGCGTTTCACCATGGACTTCCGCGCGTTGCACAGTTGACCGGACTGCCTCGCCGGTTCGATGACGACAGCATACGCCGGTTCGGTTTTCACGGCCTGTCCTATGAGTACGTTGTCGAGCAAGTGCGTCGTTGGCACGGCGATGAGGCGGCGGACGGGAAGATCGTTGCCGCGCATTTGGGCAACGGCGCGTCCATGACGGCGATCAAGGGGGGACGGAGCATCGAAACCTCAATGGGGTTCAGCACCTTAGCGGGCCTTCCCATGGGGACGCGACCTGGAGATCTCGATCCCGGTGCCGTCCTTTACCTTCTGATGGAAAAGAACCTAACCCCCGCCGAACTGCAGCATATCCTTTATCGTGAATCCGGGGTGCTCGGTCGATCCGGCCTAAGCCGGAACATGCGAGATCTTCTGGCGCAACAGGATTTACCCGAGGCGGCTGAGGCGATCGAGTTTTTCTGCCATCACGCTCGCAGGCATCTAGCCGCGCAGACAGCGTCTCTCGGTGGCCTCGACCGGCTCGTCTTCACCGGTGGAATTGGTGCGAATTCGCCTGAAATCCGCGCGCGAATTTGTGATGGATTGTCCTATTTGGGGGTCGAAATCGACCCAGATAGAAATGCCCAAAACCTTCCGGTCGTATCTACTGATCGGAGCCGCGTCCCCATTGATGCGTTCGACACGGATGAGGAATCAGTGATCGCTCGGCATGTCCGGACGGTTTTGGAAAGCGCCTCGGGGAAAGGGGAACTAAATGCCTGTGCATAG
- a CDS encoding DUF2933 domain-containing protein has protein sequence MVLAGFLGVAGYFLWTEHQAHVASALPYLPWLLILLCPLMHLFMHHGHDGHGGHKGHEGHQSEGKTEGGRDEGNNRGGPSA, from the coding sequence TTGGTCCTTGCTGGGTTTCTCGGTGTTGCCGGATACTTTCTCTGGACCGAGCATCAGGCGCACGTGGCCAGTGCGTTACCGTATCTTCCATGGCTTCTTATTCTTCTGTGTCCCTTGATGCACCTCTTTATGCACCACGGGCACGATGGCCATGGCGGCCACAAGGGGCACGAAGGCCACCAATCGGAAGGGAAGACCGAGGGCGGTCGGGACGAAGGCAATAATCGTGGAGGACCAAGCGCATGA
- the nhaA gene encoding Na+/H+ antiporter NhaA, translating to MKSLLRSDQGAGIVMLAFMALALVAANSPLAALYQAVHHTPVHLRIGELLIEGPMVYWINQGLMVIFFVIIGFEIKQQVLEGQLNTLRSAALPAFAALGGMAVPAIVYASFNQGDAVGIRGWAVPTATDIVLALSILSLMGPRVPIGLKVFLTALAVFDDIGAVIIIGVFYGEHFSPVPAVVGLAAIVGLFALNRWKVTNPVAYIIVGAVLWVGMLKAGVEAALAGVIIAAAVPMHGDRTKSKSPLRSAENTLHLWSSLLVVPLFVFFNSGVVLDEKAFSSSSEGVWLGIVLGLFLGKQVGIFGAAFLAVRSGLCRLPERVNWMQVFGVSILAGIGFTMSLFIATRAFPDPAVLSSAKLAVLSGSLLSAVIGVLVLQYATIGSGTITHD from the coding sequence ATGAAAAGCCTGCTTCGCAGTGATCAAGGTGCCGGCATCGTCATGCTTGCATTCATGGCGCTTGCTTTGGTCGCTGCCAATTCACCCCTCGCAGCATTGTATCAGGCCGTCCATCACACGCCGGTCCACTTGCGCATTGGCGAACTCCTCATCGAAGGCCCAATGGTTTACTGGATTAATCAGGGCCTCATGGTGATCTTTTTTGTCATCATCGGTTTCGAAATCAAACAGCAGGTTCTCGAAGGGCAGCTCAACACCTTGCGGAGTGCGGCGCTACCAGCTTTCGCGGCGCTGGGAGGCATGGCGGTGCCCGCGATCGTCTATGCGTCTTTCAATCAGGGTGACGCTGTGGGCATACGTGGTTGGGCGGTGCCGACTGCGACCGACATTGTGCTCGCTCTAAGCATTCTCTCGCTGATGGGGCCGCGTGTGCCGATTGGACTGAAAGTCTTTCTGACGGCTCTCGCCGTGTTCGATGACATCGGGGCGGTCATCATCATCGGTGTATTTTATGGTGAGCATTTTTCCCCGGTACCGGCGGTGGTCGGGTTGGCTGCGATTGTCGGGCTGTTCGCACTTAATCGCTGGAAGGTTACTAACCCTGTTGCATACATCATCGTCGGAGCGGTTCTGTGGGTAGGCATGTTGAAAGCGGGTGTCGAGGCTGCTCTTGCAGGGGTTATAATTGCGGCCGCCGTTCCCATGCACGGAGACCGGACAAAGTCCAAATCCCCTCTGCGTTCCGCTGAAAACACCCTCCATTTGTGGAGCTCCCTGCTCGTCGTTCCCTTATTCGTGTTTTTCAATTCCGGCGTGGTTTTGGACGAGAAGGCATTTTCCAGCAGCAGCGAAGGGGTTTGGCTTGGGATCGTCCTGGGGTTGTTCCTAGGGAAACAGGTCGGCATATTCGGTGCAGCATTTCTCGCGGTTCGTTCTGGTCTTTGCCGTTTGCCGGAACGTGTTAACTGGATGCAGGTATTCGGTGTTTCGATTCTTGCGGGGATCGGATTCACCATGAGCTTGTTTATCGCCACACGGGCATTTCCGGACCCGGCGGTGCTGTCGTCAGCGAAACTTGCGGTTCTATCCGGGTCGCTGTTGTCCGCCGTGATTGGTGTTCTGGTTCTTCAGTATGCGACTATCGGGTCCGGAACGATCACGCATGATTGA
- a CDS encoding APC family permease translates to MTDPHGHEGHGSHDRSAKYQENSLSLTGAVSLGTGVMIGAGIFALTGQVAELAGEWFPFAFLAAAIIVGFSAYSYVKMSNAYPSAGGIAMFLEKAYGKTMMTGACGLLMYFSMVINESLVARTFGTYTLQLFDVDADKNWLVPAMGIGLLTFAFFVNVLSNRFIQTFSFVMAFLKIGGIAVFAVGGLWLTGFTFKSVSVDPATTSAGGFLGATALAILAYKGFTTITNSGGEIVEPNKNVGRAIIVSIVICVVIYFLVALAVGGNLTIEEIVRARDFALAEAARPAFGKTGLWFTVAFAIIATVSGVIASVFAVSRMLAMLTDMKLVPHSHFGMPGDIQRHTLVYTIVLAMLLTAFFDLGRIAALGAIFYIVMDIVVHWGVLRHLRKEVNASATVLIIAIVMDVVVLGALLVIKAQSDMTVIYSAAVGIALVFFGEKLFLRRTG, encoded by the coding sequence ATGACCGATCCGCACGGCCACGAAGGGCACGGCAGTCACGATCGCTCGGCCAAATATCAAGAGAACAGCCTGTCGCTGACCGGTGCCGTTTCCTTGGGAACAGGCGTCATGATCGGTGCTGGGATTTTCGCGCTGACCGGCCAGGTCGCCGAACTCGCAGGCGAATGGTTCCCTTTCGCCTTTCTCGCGGCGGCGATCATCGTAGGATTTAGCGCCTATTCTTACGTCAAGATGTCGAATGCCTATCCGTCGGCTGGTGGCATCGCCATGTTCCTGGAGAAAGCCTACGGCAAGACCATGATGACCGGCGCCTGCGGGCTCCTGATGTATTTCTCCATGGTTATCAACGAGAGCTTGGTTGCACGGACATTCGGCACCTACACGCTGCAACTGTTTGACGTCGATGCAGACAAAAATTGGTTGGTACCTGCAATGGGGATCGGACTGCTGACTTTTGCCTTCTTTGTGAACGTTCTCAGCAACCGCTTTATCCAGACATTTTCCTTCGTCATGGCATTTCTCAAGATCGGCGGGATTGCCGTGTTCGCCGTGGGCGGGCTTTGGCTCACCGGGTTCACGTTCAAGAGCGTCTCTGTCGATCCGGCAACGACCAGCGCCGGCGGCTTCCTCGGCGCCACGGCCCTGGCGATCCTTGCCTACAAGGGGTTCACAACGATCACAAATAGTGGTGGGGAGATTGTCGAGCCGAACAAGAACGTCGGCCGCGCCATCATCGTCTCCATTGTCATCTGCGTCGTCATCTATTTCCTGGTGGCACTTGCGGTTGGGGGGAATTTGACCATTGAGGAGATCGTTCGTGCGCGCGACTTCGCTTTGGCTGAGGCCGCGCGTCCTGCCTTCGGAAAAACGGGTCTATGGTTTACGGTTGCTTTCGCCATTATCGCGACGGTATCGGGCGTGATCGCCAGCGTTTTCGCAGTCTCGCGTATGCTCGCAATGCTGACCGATATGAAGCTGGTGCCACACAGCCATTTCGGCATGCCGGGGGATATCCAGAGGCACACCCTCGTCTACACCATCGTACTGGCGATGCTTTTGACCGCGTTCTTTGACCTCGGCCGCATCGCTGCGCTGGGTGCTATCTTCTACATCGTTATGGACATCGTCGTTCATTGGGGCGTTCTGCGCCATTTGCGCAAGGAAGTGAACGCCTCGGCGACAGTGCTTATCATCGCCATTGTCATGGATGTCGTCGTGCTCGGTGCGCTGTTGGTGATCAAGGCGCAGTCCGACATGACGGTGATCTATTCCGCGGCGGTCGGTATTGCCCTCGTTTTCTTTGGGGAAAAGCTTTTCCTCCGCCGTACCGGCTGA
- a CDS encoding bifunctional enoyl-CoA hydratase/phosphate acetyltransferase, translated as MPVHSHAEGLEELVERAEKLPPIRMAVIAADQTLVLQSVAQARKAGLIVPLLIGAPDEIIACAGEIDADITGVEIITAIEAEEAARVGVDLVRGGRADALMKGRIHTDALMRAVLDSDRGLRLPGQRVSHVFVVDIPTYPKLLAITDAAINISPDLNAKAQILQNAISLFHLLGVARPKVAVLSAVETVNPAIVSTVDAACLALMARRGQISGAVIDGPMAFDNAISSDAAKVKGIVSEVAGDVDILLVPDLISGNILAKNLEYLAGATAAGIVLGLSAPVVLSSRADPTQARLAAMALAVLMHQSSAAQRQQGREEELESAIHCAAQPESACCPIGA; from the coding sequence ATGCCTGTGCATAGTCATGCTGAGGGGCTCGAAGAACTGGTTGAGCGTGCAGAAAAGCTTCCGCCGATCCGAATGGCCGTGATTGCAGCAGACCAGACGCTTGTTCTTCAGTCTGTGGCGCAAGCGCGGAAGGCCGGTCTTATTGTGCCGCTCCTCATCGGTGCGCCGGACGAGATTATTGCATGCGCGGGTGAAATTGACGCCGATATCACCGGTGTTGAAATCATCACTGCAATAGAAGCGGAGGAAGCGGCTCGGGTTGGCGTTGACCTCGTTCGTGGTGGACGAGCAGATGCACTCATGAAAGGGCGAATTCACACAGACGCATTGATGCGGGCGGTTCTCGATTCTGATCGCGGGCTCAGACTGCCCGGCCAGCGTGTCAGTCACGTATTTGTGGTCGATATCCCGACCTATCCGAAACTGTTGGCGATTACAGATGCGGCGATAAACATTTCTCCGGACCTAAACGCGAAGGCGCAAATTCTTCAGAACGCCATCTCGCTCTTTCATCTCCTTGGCGTCGCTAGACCCAAGGTCGCAGTGCTCTCGGCTGTTGAAACGGTGAATCCGGCGATTGTATCGACGGTGGACGCGGCTTGCCTCGCGTTGATGGCAAGACGGGGGCAAATCTCTGGCGCTGTCATTGATGGCCCCATGGCCTTTGATAATGCGATCTCGAGTGACGCTGCAAAGGTGAAGGGGATCGTGTCCGAGGTCGCGGGAGATGTCGATATTCTCCTCGTTCCCGATCTCATATCCGGCAACATCTTGGCCAAGAATCTAGAATATCTGGCAGGCGCCACGGCGGCGGGTATCGTATTGGGATTGTCCGCGCCGGTCGTCCTAAGTTCGCGTGCCGATCCGACCCAGGCGCGCTTGGCGGCAATGGCGCTTGCCGTCCTAATGCATCAGTCATCGGCGGCTCAACGACAACAAGGGCGCGAGGAAGAGCTCGAGTCTGCGATTCACTGTGCAGCCCAACCCGAAAGCGCCTGTTGTCCTATTGGAGCGTGA
- the petA gene encoding ubiquinol-cytochrome c reductase iron-sulfur subunit: MKSEGHIESLRIDERSRRDFLIVSTSTLAATGVALSVWPLIDSLNPASDTLALASTDLNLQPIERGQRITVVWQGKPVFVDRRTPEAVTKAKADDGAALPDPEKDADRVQREEWLIVVGICTHLGCIPLGQREGSRRGDFGGWFCPCHGSHYDTSGRIRKGPAPRNLVVPPYAFPNPEKLVIG; encoded by the coding sequence ATGAAATCAGAAGGACATATTGAAAGCCTCAGGATTGACGAGCGGTCGAGACGCGATTTTCTGATCGTCTCAACATCGACGCTCGCAGCTACCGGCGTGGCTTTGTCGGTTTGGCCGTTGATCGACAGCCTTAATCCGGCATCCGACACGCTCGCGCTCGCATCGACAGACTTGAACCTGCAGCCTATTGAGCGCGGCCAGCGGATTACGGTTGTTTGGCAAGGCAAGCCGGTATTTGTGGATCGTCGTACTCCGGAGGCCGTTACAAAAGCGAAGGCAGATGATGGCGCGGCCTTGCCGGATCCGGAGAAGGATGCGGACCGGGTCCAAAGGGAAGAGTGGTTAATTGTCGTTGGGATTTGCACACATCTGGGCTGCATTCCCCTTGGTCAGCGAGAAGGGAGCCGGCGAGGTGATTTCGGCGGCTGGTTTTGCCCCTGTCATGGGTCTCACTACGACACCTCCGGCCGCATCAGGAAAGGGCCGGCGCCGCGCAATCTGGTCGTGCCGCCATATGCTTTCCCCAACCCTGAGAAATTGGTTATCGGATGA
- a CDS encoding cytochrome c, which yields MDKVPAIFVSAFVIGGIAIIGWTIFSMERADTVVSVKVPTLSQPAKAGKAAFDATCAQCHGANAAGSDKGPPLVHDIYNPGHHADYAFVLAAQRGVRQHHWPFGDMPPQPQVSEADIGAIVRYIRELQTANGIGYRPHNM from the coding sequence ATGGACAAGGTGCCCGCCATCTTTGTGAGTGCGTTTGTCATAGGCGGCATTGCCATCATCGGTTGGACGATTTTCTCCATGGAACGGGCAGACACAGTTGTTTCGGTGAAGGTGCCCACGCTGTCGCAGCCGGCGAAGGCCGGCAAGGCGGCGTTCGATGCGACCTGCGCTCAGTGCCACGGTGCTAACGCCGCCGGATCTGACAAGGGGCCGCCTCTGGTGCATGACATCTACAATCCGGGCCATCATGCAGACTATGCGTTCGTGCTCGCGGCCCAGCGGGGCGTGCGGCAACATCATTGGCCGTTCGGTGACATGCCGCCGCAGCCACAGGTGAGCGAGGCGGATATCGGGGCCATTGTCCGCTACATTCGCGAGTTGCAGACCGCTAACGGAATTGGATACCGGCCACACAACATGTGA